The following are from one region of the Methanospirillum hungatei genome:
- a CDS encoding glycosyltransferase family 4 protein: MERKKIAFFCWESMYSERVGGLANAATYVAQELAKRNDVHFFTRGDCDFTFNGVHYHGVRPEGGNIIEYCRNMSHGMVNRFKEFDRKPFDILHFHDWHVTEALHLLKERNTVFTYHSTEYGRNGNQHGDWWEYHEICGKEWYAGLVAKQVTTVSNVLREEVMNLYQVPDWKIRVFPNGVIPEQFDVDLDQGAIKADLGIHPYAPTILFIGRMAYQKGPDLLLDALPRVKDQFWGMQVIMAGDGGMRPWLSQVAYDRGLPVRFPGYISDAEYVRLLKAADLVVIPSRNEPFGIVLPEAWSAGKPVVACDVGGLHENIESYRDGIKVEVSADQIAEGICQALEDTDRLSKFGRSGRSKVYRQFRWEGIAENLDCMYGTVCS, translated from the coding sequence GTGGAACGGAAAAAAATTGCATTCTTCTGTTGGGAGTCAATGTACTCCGAACGGGTGGGCGGACTTGCGAACGCGGCCACATATGTAGCTCAGGAGCTTGCGAAAAGAAACGATGTTCATTTCTTTACCAGGGGAGATTGTGATTTTACCTTTAACGGGGTTCATTATCACGGAGTCAGACCTGAAGGTGGAAATATCATTGAATACTGCCGGAATATGAGTCATGGCATGGTGAACCGGTTTAAAGAATTCGATAGAAAACCGTTTGATATCCTTCATTTTCATGACTGGCATGTTACTGAGGCATTGCACCTCCTAAAAGAGAGAAACACCGTCTTCACGTATCACTCTACTGAATATGGGCGAAATGGAAACCAGCATGGGGACTGGTGGGAATATCACGAGATCTGTGGGAAGGAATGGTATGCCGGACTTGTTGCAAAGCAGGTAACAACAGTCAGCAATGTCCTTCGTGAAGAGGTTATGAATCTGTATCAGGTTCCTGACTGGAAGATCCGAGTATTTCCAAATGGGGTGATACCAGAACAGTTTGATGTTGATCTAGATCAGGGCGCGATAAAAGCAGACCTCGGTATACATCCATATGCACCGACCATTCTCTTTATTGGCAGGATGGCGTACCAAAAAGGCCCGGATCTGCTCCTTGATGCATTGCCCAGGGTAAAAGATCAATTCTGGGGAATGCAGGTGATCATGGCCGGTGATGGTGGCATGCGTCCGTGGCTTTCCCAAGTTGCTTATGATCGCGGTCTTCCGGTCAGATTCCCTGGATATATCAGTGATGCAGAATATGTCAGACTGTTAAAAGCCGCAGACCTGGTGGTGATACCAAGTAGAAATGAACCGTTTGGAATCGTGCTCCCTGAGGCATGGAGTGCGGGGAAGCCGGTTGTGGCTTGTGATGTGGGTGGTCTACACGAAAATATCGAATCATATCGTGATGGAATAAAAGTCGAAGTCTCTGCTGACCAAATCGCAGAAGGGATCTGTCAGGCCCTTGAAGATACGGACCGGTTGTCAAAATTTGGGAGGTCCGGCAGATCAAAAGTATACCGTCAATTCAGATGGGAAGGTATTGCAGAAAACCTTGACTGTATGTATGGAACAGTCTGCAGCTGA
- a CDS encoding anthranilate synthase component I family protein — protein MHFPEGDAGGMEAAMTAGHIPEIMSFSTYEEIITTLKKPAYVPVSMNVPEPRADPAAIYADLETTEGFLLESMEGVPKRAVRSIIGIRPLASLSISETLEVTGEYGDVISEIVRKDGNICKPSDVLRRICSTISGYTPDRCTFTGGMAGYCRYDLVSSITDGMVKTGTEEGPVIRLQIPGELIIFDHVAHSCMIIAGTMVMDGDDIQQKYQDAVRKVQNLHRTISTSKLRKEVYLIHKTPLSLPDHDRIPFEESVEKALNHIRAGDIFQVVLSRQVSLPYDKDPYTIYKVLRQINPSPYLYYFHFGDEAIIGSSPEMLVKTEGKMITTVPIAGTRPRGKTDAEDDALARDLLSDPKERAEHLMLVDLARNDIGRVSEFGTVKVSEFMSVEKFSHVQHITSIVTGELQEDKDPVDALEACFPAGTVSGAPKIRAMQIIQDLEPVSRGLYSGAVGYLGFQGLMEFAIAIRTVIIKNNIATCQAGAGIVADSVPSREFEETQAKAGAMAQAIFAAGELS, from the coding sequence ATGCATTTCCCAGAAGGTGATGCCGGTGGAATGGAAGCTGCCATGACGGCGGGTCATATCCCGGAGATTATGTCCTTTTCCACATATGAGGAGATAATCACAACCCTGAAAAAACCAGCGTATGTTCCAGTGTCCATGAATGTCCCTGAACCAAGGGCAGATCCTGCAGCAATATACGCCGATCTCGAAACAACAGAGGGTTTTTTACTTGAATCGATGGAAGGTGTGCCTAAAAGAGCCGTGAGGTCAATTATTGGAATCCGGCCTCTTGCATCTCTCTCCATATCAGAAACGCTTGAAGTTACTGGAGAGTATGGAGATGTTATTTCTGAGATCGTCAGAAAAGATGGGAATATCTGCAAACCATCTGATGTTTTGCGCCGCATTTGTTCTACAATATCCGGGTATACACCTGATCGGTGCACATTTACCGGCGGAATGGCCGGATACTGCAGGTACGATCTCGTTTCTAGTATTACCGACGGGATGGTGAAGACCGGGACAGAGGAGGGTCCGGTTATCAGACTACAGATACCCGGTGAACTGATCATCTTTGATCATGTTGCTCATTCCTGTATGATCATTGCAGGAACCATGGTCATGGATGGAGATGACATACAACAGAAATACCAGGATGCTGTCAGGAAGGTTCAAAATCTGCACAGAACTATCTCAACCAGCAAACTTAGAAAAGAGGTTTACCTCATTCACAAAACACCTTTGTCTCTCCCGGACCATGACCGGATTCCTTTTGAAGAGTCAGTAGAAAAGGCACTCAATCATATCAGAGCAGGAGATATCTTCCAGGTTGTCCTTTCACGACAGGTTTCACTCCCCTATGACAAAGATCCCTATACAATCTACAAGGTACTCAGACAAATTAACCCCTCACCATACCTGTATTACTTTCATTTCGGTGATGAGGCAATAATCGGATCAAGTCCGGAGATGCTGGTCAAGACTGAAGGCAAAATGATCACCACCGTCCCTATTGCCGGAACCAGGCCACGGGGAAAGACCGATGCAGAAGATGACGCCCTTGCCCGGGATCTTCTTTCAGATCCAAAAGAACGGGCAGAACACCTGATGCTTGTCGATCTGGCCAGAAATGACATTGGCAGAGTTTCAGAGTTTGGAACCGTAAAAGTATCCGAATTCATGTCTGTTGAGAAGTTCTCCCATGTCCAGCACATCACCTCAATTGTAACCGGAGAATTGCAGGAAGATAAGGATCCGGTTGATGCACTTGAGGCCTGTTTCCCGGCAGGCACGGTAAGTGGAGCACCAAAAATCCGTGCAATGCAGATAATTCAGGATCTTGAACCAGTCTCCAGGGGATTATACTCAGGAGCAGTCGGATACCTGGGTTTTCAAGGTTTGATGGAGTTTGCAATTGCAATCAGAACCGTTATTATAAAAAATAATATCGCAACCTGTCAGGCAGGAGCTGGTATTGTTGCTGACTCAGTTCCATCCCGGGAGTTTGAAGAGACTCAGGCAAAGGCCGGAGCGATGGCACAAGCAATCTTTGCAGCAGGAGAATTATCATGA
- the trpA gene encoding tryptophan synthase subunit alpha, translating into MNRLSKAFQNRKRELLMTFTVAGDPDYSISREIIKALEKGGADIIELGLPFSDPVADGPVIQQADQRALESGMNTDRFFDLVRDIRKDSEIPLVVLTYTNLILQRGIQSFYQDAADAGIDAVVVADLPYEEAASFIIAAEKAGIAPVMMVSTTTSKERLFKILTVKSGFIYLVAALGVTGVRQATDPQARELLSEIKKQSNIPVAPGFGISDRTQVMEWGKAGADAVIVGSALVKTIEGRLQDPDSLIPAVTAFVQSLKG; encoded by the coding sequence ATGAACCGACTCTCAAAAGCATTCCAAAATAGAAAACGGGAACTCCTCATGACCTTCACCGTTGCAGGAGACCCCGATTATTCAATAAGTCGTGAAATAATCAAAGCACTTGAGAAAGGAGGAGCAGACATAATCGAACTCGGACTCCCCTTTTCAGACCCTGTCGCTGATGGTCCGGTCATTCAGCAGGCTGATCAACGAGCTTTGGAATCAGGTATGAACACTGACCGGTTCTTTGATCTGGTCAGGGACATCAGGAAGGATTCAGAAATACCTCTGGTGGTTCTGACATATACAAACCTCATCTTGCAACGGGGTATTCAATCATTTTACCAGGATGCTGCCGATGCCGGTATCGACGCAGTTGTTGTTGCAGATCTTCCTTATGAAGAAGCAGCTTCATTTATCATAGCAGCGGAAAAGGCAGGAATTGCTCCGGTAATGATGGTCAGTACCACTACATCAAAGGAGCGGCTTTTTAAAATTCTCACCGTTAAAAGTGGCTTTATCTATCTTGTTGCAGCCCTTGGCGTGACCGGAGTCAGACAGGCAACAGATCCACAGGCACGTGAGTTACTCTCTGAAATTAAAAAACAGAGTAATATACCTGTTGCTCCCGGATTTGGAATATCAGACAGAACACAAGTGATGGAATGGGGTAAAGCAGGTGCAGATGCAGTAATTGTCGGATCAGCCCTCGTCAAAACGATTGAAGGAAGATTACAGGATCCTGATTCACTCATCCCGGCGGTTACCGCATTTGTCCAAAGCCTGAAAGGATAA
- a CDS encoding phosphoribosylanthranilate isomerase, with protein sequence MPASVCRWVSYRIKYYVIRKSEKTSGGICIRIKICGITCQEDARLADHAGADAIGVVLFSDSPRSVSPEKAKEIFKAAGPYMGRVCVSHTDSSEDLAQILDLHPTAIQISYPHTLPEDRTVQVIRVIKPGDPIPQSADAIIVDASMGKGTLYDHTYAQQIIAMSKIPVILAGGLNPENVSEAVRTLRPYAVDVASGVESAPGIKDQKKVLSFVKNAREAEYGA encoded by the coding sequence ATCCCTGCATCAGTATGCAGATGGGTTTCTTATCGGATCAAGTATTATGTCATCAGGAAATCCGAGAAAACGAGTGGAGGGATTTGTATACGCATAAAAATCTGTGGGATTACTTGTCAGGAAGATGCACGCCTTGCAGACCATGCCGGAGCTGATGCCATAGGAGTAGTTCTGTTTTCAGACTCACCCCGTTCGGTGTCACCAGAGAAAGCGAAAGAAATTTTCAAGGCAGCGGGTCCGTACATGGGACGGGTATGTGTATCTCATACCGACTCATCAGAAGACCTAGCACAGATACTTGACCTGCATCCAACAGCAATCCAGATATCATACCCCCATACCCTTCCAGAAGACCGGACCGTTCAGGTGATCCGGGTCATTAAGCCAGGTGATCCCATTCCTCAGTCAGCAGATGCCATAATCGTAGACGCCAGTATGGGGAAAGGGACACTATACGACCATACCTACGCACAACAGATCATAGCAATGTCAAAAATACCAGTGATCCTCGCCGGAGGATTGAATCCAGAGAATGTTTCCGAAGCGGTCAGAACATTAAGACCATATGCCGTTGATGTTGCATCAGGGGTTGAATCCGCTCCAGGGATAAAAGATCAGAAAAAAGTCCTTTCATTTGTAAAAAACGCCAGAGAGGCCGAATATGGAGCTTAA
- a CDS encoding PAS domain S-box protein: MISVLYVDDDESFCGFFKIYLQKMGDFSVTTVRYGHQALDMILDGSYDIVVSDYQMPGMTGLDLLRAYRKKGVKIPFILFTGKGREEVVIEAINEGAAFYLQKGGDQSSLFAELAHKIRQAVHAEEAQRALLENEEKFRLLFETARDGIILISDWFIRDCNNHAALMFHLDRSRLLDSDFFLLAPEIQPDGELTREKAEIVFKEAYRAGGAFVTWKFSRLDGTEFDAEMSISRLDIKGRVLFQAIIRDITERLLSEKELGQRNADLHTAYQELMASGEELKRKVEELRLSKSKVRESEKRYKDLADLLPEGVFECSLDGTITYVNHQAFTMFGFDPAQGLNNISVFRFIIPEDHEQAKEIITQVLHGNPSKPHEYIGVRLDGSTFPIIIHSAPAVVNGTVVGLRGVIIDISMRKQAEDAIRESKQQLADVIDFFPDATVVINKAGEVIFWNRAIAKMTGIDARDILGKSNYEYSLPFYMVRRPILVDYALHPELIPKKEYAFIRQEGDVIIGESYIPGLGSGTTYFWGVASPLRNADGDIFGAIECIRDITGRKEAEEALKKSREELEKLVNERTRELVDVNLALRESESRYRTLVDLSPDAIFVHNGIEILYSNPAGVRLFGGETEEDILGRDPFLYVHPDFLPLVKKRIETSLSGLDSNLPQEEVFLGSHGEHLQVEVSSRPIRYRGDPAVLVVARDIRARKKAEKQLREYARVLEDKNHELDFLTNRLISMNRDLDDRVRERTDEINRLLRQKDDFINQLGHDLKTPLTPLIALLPSLLHEEEDPDKRILYSVLLRSVYSIREQTDKILTLARLSRQDGVVEYEMIHPVILIRQAVEKNWLFIKQKKLDIEILVPDDLVVRFSARDASSVFDNLISNAIKYTGNGGNIRIYSVTDENAAIITVEDTGIGLTQEEAVHVFDEFYMVDRSRHDRQSSGLGLAIVKRVMECYGGKVWVESDGPGHGSRFMICLPITRDGCCNLNP, from the coding sequence ATGATATCAGTTCTGTATGTTGATGATGACGAGTCCTTTTGTGGATTTTTTAAGATATATCTCCAGAAAATGGGAGATTTTTCTGTCACCACCGTACGGTATGGTCATCAGGCTCTTGATATGATCCTTGATGGCTCATATGACATCGTAGTTTCTGATTACCAGATGCCAGGTATGACCGGTCTGGATCTTCTCAGAGCCTACCGGAAAAAAGGGGTAAAAATTCCATTTATTCTCTTTACAGGCAAAGGTAGGGAAGAGGTGGTCATAGAAGCAATCAACGAGGGTGCTGCTTTTTATCTTCAAAAAGGTGGTGATCAATCATCACTTTTTGCCGAGCTTGCTCATAAAATCAGGCAGGCTGTCCACGCCGAAGAAGCGCAGCGGGCACTTTTAGAGAATGAAGAAAAATTCAGACTTCTTTTTGAAACTGCCCGTGATGGAATCATTCTCATATCGGATTGGTTTATTCGTGATTGTAACAACCATGCAGCATTGATGTTTCATCTGGACCGAAGTCGTCTTCTGGATTCTGATTTTTTCTTACTGGCACCTGAAATACAGCCAGATGGGGAATTAACCCGGGAAAAGGCAGAAATTGTTTTTAAAGAAGCCTATCGTGCCGGGGGTGCTTTTGTTACCTGGAAGTTTTCGCGTCTTGATGGAACTGAATTTGATGCTGAGATGAGTATTAGCAGGCTTGACATCAAGGGGAGGGTTCTTTTTCAGGCAATAATTCGGGATATTACTGAACGGCTGCTTTCTGAAAAAGAACTGGGGCAACGAAACGCTGATCTGCATACTGCTTACCAGGAACTCATGGCATCAGGAGAAGAACTGAAACGTAAAGTGGAGGAGTTACGCCTCTCTAAAAGTAAGGTCCGGGAAAGTGAAAAAAGATATAAAGATCTTGCTGACCTTCTCCCTGAAGGAGTTTTTGAATGTTCTCTTGATGGAACTATTACGTATGTGAATCATCAGGCTTTTACGATGTTCGGATTTGATCCTGCTCAGGGATTGAATAATATCTCTGTTTTTCGTTTTATCATTCCAGAGGATCATGAACAGGCAAAGGAGATCATCACCCAGGTTTTACATGGGAATCCATCAAAGCCTCATGAATACATTGGAGTCCGTTTGGATGGATCAACGTTTCCGATAATCATCCATTCGGCACCTGCTGTTGTGAACGGAACCGTTGTTGGCCTGCGTGGAGTGATCATTGACATTTCCATGAGGAAACAGGCTGAAGATGCCATTCGGGAATCAAAACAACAACTTGCTGATGTAATTGACTTTTTCCCTGATGCAACTGTGGTCATTAATAAGGCTGGCGAAGTTATCTTCTGGAACCGGGCAATTGCCAAGATGACCGGAATTGATGCCAGGGATATCCTCGGAAAAAGTAATTATGAGTATTCCCTGCCTTTTTACATGGTGCGGCGGCCGATTCTTGTTGATTATGCCCTGCATCCTGAACTGATTCCAAAAAAAGAATATGCCTTTATCAGACAGGAAGGCGATGTCATCATTGGGGAGTCATATATTCCAGGCCTTGGATCTGGAACGACATACTTTTGGGGGGTTGCTTCCCCGCTCCGAAATGCTGATGGTGATATTTTTGGAGCTATTGAATGCATTCGTGACATCACCGGGAGAAAAGAGGCTGAAGAGGCATTAAAAAAATCACGGGAGGAACTGGAGAAACTGGTAAATGAACGAACCCGGGAGCTTGTGGATGTAAATTTAGCTCTTCGGGAGAGTGAATCTCGGTACCGGACACTGGTTGATCTTTCTCCTGATGCTATTTTTGTTCATAATGGTATTGAGATATTGTATTCAAATCCAGCTGGAGTCAGACTGTTTGGAGGAGAAACTGAAGAGGACATTCTTGGACGTGATCCATTCTTGTATGTACATCCAGATTTTTTACCCCTTGTGAAGAAACGAATAGAAACCTCATTATCTGGATTAGATTCAAATTTACCCCAGGAAGAAGTTTTTTTAGGTTCTCATGGGGAACACCTTCAGGTGGAAGTTTCCTCACGGCCAATCAGGTACCGGGGGGATCCTGCTGTTCTGGTTGTTGCACGGGATATCAGGGCACGTAAAAAAGCGGAGAAACAACTTCGTGAATATGCCCGTGTTCTGGAAGATAAAAACCATGAACTTGACTTTTTGACGAATCGGCTCATTAGTATGAACCGTGACCTGGATGATCGTGTCAGGGAACGGACAGATGAGATTAACCGGCTATTGCGTCAGAAAGATGATTTCATCAACCAACTTGGTCATGATCTGAAAACCCCCCTGACACCTCTGATCGCTCTCCTGCCATCTCTGTTGCATGAAGAAGAAGATCCAGATAAAAGGATATTATATAGTGTTCTTCTCCGGTCAGTTTATTCAATCAGGGAACAGACCGATAAGATCCTGACACTTGCCCGGTTAAGTCGCCAGGATGGTGTGGTTGAGTATGAAATGATTCATCCGGTCATCCTTATCAGGCAGGCAGTGGAGAAAAATTGGCTCTTTATAAAACAGAAAAAGCTGGATATCGAGATTCTTGTTCCTGATGATCTGGTAGTCAGATTTTCAGCGAGGGATGCTTCCTCTGTTTTTGATAATCTTATTAGTAACGCGATAAAATACACCGGAAATGGAGGAAATATTCGCATTTATTCGGTCACAGATGAAAATGCTGCGATTATCACCGTAGAGGATACCGGAATTGGGCTGACTCAGGAAGAAGCAGTTCATGTTTTTGATGAATTTTACATGGTCGACCGTTCACGTCATGATCGACAGTCGTCAGGTCTTGGTCTTGCCATTGTCAAGAGGGTAATGGAATGTTATGGTGGAAAAGTCTGGGTTGAAAGTGATGGGCCGGGTCATGGATCCCGGTTTATGATCTGTCTTCCCATCACCAGAGACGGGTGTTGTAATCTTAATCCTTAA
- a CDS encoding indole-3-glycerol phosphate synthase TrpC — MILDDIVASSQRRAAALPESFPSSSHAPISLRKAITQTRNNAVIAELKFASPSRGVITQEKKTEAAITDMIQGGCCALSILTEPDYFLGSPDTIPAIRESVPIPILRKDFIVDEHQLDETRSLGADAVLLISSVLGDETEHFVKETQRRGLEPLLEVHTRKEARQAVDSGVELVGINNRDLKTFRTDLSTTKNIAPILRQAGLTVISASGMIWPCDIRSLHQYADGFLIGSSIMSSGNPRKRVEGFVYA, encoded by the coding sequence ATGATCCTTGACGATATTGTCGCATCATCACAAAGACGGGCAGCAGCACTTCCGGAATCATTTCCCTCATCCTCTCACGCTCCCATAAGTCTTCGAAAGGCGATAACACAGACACGAAATAATGCAGTCATTGCAGAACTCAAGTTTGCCTCTCCTTCACGGGGAGTAATAACACAGGAGAAAAAAACCGAAGCGGCCATTACTGACATGATCCAGGGAGGGTGCTGTGCTCTCTCAATACTCACTGAGCCGGATTATTTCCTTGGTAGTCCGGACACCATACCTGCGATCAGAGAATCAGTGCCAATTCCAATCCTTCGAAAGGATTTCATCGTCGATGAACATCAGCTGGATGAGACCAGATCTCTTGGTGCGGATGCTGTTCTTCTGATATCATCTGTTCTAGGTGACGAAACAGAACACTTTGTGAAGGAAACTCAAAGGAGAGGACTTGAACCACTCCTTGAAGTTCATACGAGAAAAGAAGCAAGACAGGCAGTGGATTCAGGTGTCGAACTTGTTGGCATAAACAACCGGGATCTGAAAACATTCAGAACCGATCTCTCAACAACGAAAAATATTGCACCGATTCTCAGGCAAGCGGGGCTTACCGTCATATCAGCAAGCGGAATGATCTGGCCTTGTGATATCAGATCCCTGCATCAGTATGCAGATGGGTTTCTTATCGGATCAAGTATTATGTCATCAGGAAATCCGAGAAAACGAGTGGAGGGATTTGTATACGCATAA
- the trpD gene encoding anthranilate phosphoribosyltransferase, with the protein MIQSAIKKVISMQDLAADEARDLMTYIADGRVTEAQIGSILTALTMKGVTAHEITAFAQVLKERAIQVKTASGTCVDTCGTGGDGAQTFNISTAAALVAAAAGVRVVKHGNRGVSSRSGSADVLEALGIPITLTPEEAASSVARNNIAFLFAPGYHPAIGRVASARREIGFFSVFNILGPLLNPAGASSRLIGVGDTRHIPSITGALANLGVSHAMVVHGDGTDEITITGETRVFELYDGTISQYTLTPEEFGISRVSRDAITGGTPAENAQTIREIFSGRKGPCRDIVLLNAAAAIYLGEKASCLYDGYDIACNVVDSGKAKHLLRSLRPGEAS; encoded by the coding sequence ATGATCCAGAGTGCGATTAAAAAAGTCATCAGCATGCAGGATCTGGCAGCCGATGAAGCACGGGATCTTATGACATACATTGCAGACGGAAGGGTGACTGAGGCACAGATAGGATCAATTCTGACTGCACTTACCATGAAAGGAGTCACGGCACACGAAATTACTGCATTTGCCCAGGTTTTAAAAGAGCGGGCTATCCAGGTAAAGACAGCATCTGGTACCTGTGTTGATACCTGTGGAACCGGAGGTGATGGTGCCCAGACCTTTAATATCAGTACTGCAGCGGCCCTTGTTGCTGCAGCAGCCGGAGTACGAGTCGTCAAGCATGGAAACAGGGGAGTCTCCAGCAGGTCAGGTTCTGCTGATGTCCTTGAAGCACTTGGAATTCCAATAACACTCACTCCTGAAGAAGCAGCATCCTCTGTTGCCAGAAATAACATAGCATTCCTCTTTGCTCCCGGGTATCATCCGGCAATTGGAAGAGTTGCATCAGCACGGCGGGAGATCGGTTTTTTTTCGGTCTTTAACATCCTCGGCCCACTTTTAAATCCGGCCGGTGCATCATCTCGACTGATCGGTGTTGGTGATACCAGACATATTCCTTCCATTACCGGAGCACTGGCAAATCTTGGTGTTTCACATGCCATGGTTGTCCATGGTGACGGAACAGATGAGATCACCATCACCGGAGAGACACGGGTCTTTGAACTGTATGATGGGACTATATCACAATATACTCTGACACCTGAAGAATTTGGTATCTCACGGGTGAGTCGTGATGCGATTACTGGAGGAACTCCTGCAGAAAACGCACAAACTATCAGGGAGATTTTTTCCGGGAGAAAAGGACCATGCAGGGATATAGTACTCCTGAATGCAGCGGCGGCGATTTACCTTGGAGAAAAAGCTTCATGCTTATACGATGGATATGACATCGCCTGTAATGTCGTTGACTCAGGAAAAGCAAAGCATCTTCTCAGATCTCTTCGTCCAGGTGAGGCATCATGA
- the trpB gene encoding tryptophan synthase subunit beta, which translates to MELNTRFGEYGGCFVPETLMVALEELESAYLNIFPNPAFQKEFQEYLTTYAGRKTPLTLCRNMSKDLGCTVYLKREDLLHSGAHKLNNALGQALLAKHMGKKRLIAETGAGQHGVATAIAGAVLGLEVDVFMGEVDIARQALNVARMNMMGARVIPVTSGTRTLKDAMNEALRDWVARVRDTHYLIGTVAGPHPYPVLVRDLQRVIGDETREQILSVQGRLPDIIIACIGGGSNAMGIFHPFIDDASVTMYGVEAGGEGLDKKHGASLCGGRPGVLHGNYSYLLQDSYGQIIESHSISAGLDYPGVGPEHAMYKDSKRITYTAITDTEALEAFLYLSRTEGIVPALESSHAIAFARKIGPKLSKDALLIINLSGRGDKDVETVLRYMRGAA; encoded by the coding sequence ATGGAGCTTAACACCAGATTTGGAGAATATGGAGGATGTTTTGTTCCGGAAACCCTTATGGTTGCACTTGAAGAACTTGAATCAGCATACCTCAATATATTCCCAAATCCTGCATTTCAAAAAGAATTCCAGGAATACCTGACAACGTATGCAGGGAGAAAAACTCCTCTTACCCTATGTAGGAATATGTCCAAAGACCTTGGATGCACCGTATATCTAAAACGGGAGGATCTCCTTCATTCCGGGGCACACAAGCTCAACAATGCCCTTGGACAAGCATTACTTGCAAAACATATGGGCAAAAAAAGGCTGATCGCGGAGACTGGAGCAGGTCAGCACGGAGTTGCTACAGCCATTGCAGGAGCTGTCCTCGGACTGGAAGTGGACGTCTTCATGGGAGAAGTGGACATTGCCCGTCAGGCCCTGAATGTGGCGAGGATGAACATGATGGGTGCACGGGTAATTCCAGTCACATCAGGAACACGAACGCTGAAAGATGCAATGAATGAAGCTCTCCGTGACTGGGTTGCACGAGTAAGGGATACCCATTACCTGATAGGAACCGTTGCAGGCCCTCATCCATACCCGGTACTGGTCAGGGATTTGCAACGGGTGATCGGAGATGAGACACGAGAGCAGATCCTCTCAGTGCAGGGAAGACTCCCGGATATCATTATTGCCTGCATCGGTGGAGGTTCAAATGCAATGGGGATATTCCATCCGTTCATCGACGATGCCTCAGTCACGATGTATGGGGTTGAGGCAGGTGGAGAAGGACTTGACAAAAAACATGGTGCTTCCTTATGTGGTGGAAGACCGGGTGTTCTTCATGGGAACTATTCATACCTCCTGCAGGATTCATACGGGCAGATCATAGAGTCACATTCCATATCAGCAGGCCTGGATTACCCGGGAGTCGGGCCAGAACATGCCATGTATAAGGACTCAAAAAGGATCACGTACACAGCCATTACCGATACCGAAGCACTTGAGGCATTCCTGTACTTGTCCCGGACAGAAGGTATTGTTCCGGCCCTTGAATCATCACATGCCATCGCCTTTGCGAGAAAAATAGGACCTAAATTATCAAAGGACGCACTCCTGATAATAAATCTTTCCGGACGGGGAGACAAGGATGTTGAAACCGTTCTGAGATATATGAGAGGTGCAGCATGA
- a CDS encoding anthranilate synthase component II, translating into MNVVIIDCFDSFTYNLYQLVGSLGADPIPVTSNNPVEIVEKQEPDRIILSPGPGTPLESGVCADVIKAYIGEVPILGVCLGHQTIIHTLGGTISRMKRPVHGMTSEIRTNGEGIFQSIPDRFTAARYHSLTAEPHHLPSELEVVATAEDDGAIMAVSHRKHPVYGLQFHPESIMTPHGRTIMKNFLQFGGEC; encoded by the coding sequence ATGAACGTTGTAATTATCGACTGTTTTGACAGTTTTACCTATAATCTGTATCAACTGGTCGGATCCCTGGGGGCTGATCCGATTCCGGTTACTTCTAATAATCCAGTTGAAATAGTGGAAAAACAAGAACCAGATCGGATCATTCTCTCCCCAGGACCAGGAACGCCATTAGAATCAGGGGTTTGTGCCGATGTAATCAAAGCATATATCGGTGAAGTTCCGATTCTGGGTGTATGCCTTGGCCACCAGACAATTATTCACACCCTGGGTGGAACGATATCCCGGATGAAACGGCCGGTTCATGGGATGACGAGTGAGATCAGAACCAATGGTGAGGGAATTTTCCAGAGTATTCCAGACCGGTTCACCGCAGCACGGTATCATTCTCTTACTGCAGAACCACATCACCTGCCATCAGAACTTGAAGTAGTTGCAACCGCTGAAGATGACGGAGCAATTATGGCAGTATCACACAGGAAACATCCGGTGTATGGCCTGCAGTTTCATCCTGAAAGTATCATGACCCCACATGGACGAACCATCATGAAGAACTTTTTACAGTTCGGTGGTGAGTGTTGA